From the genome of Mucispirillum schaedleri ASF457:
CAGTAAGCACTTATATGGAAAACGACCATGCAGTATTTGAAGTAAAAGATACTGGCATTGGTTTATCAGAAGAAGACAAAATAAAAATCTTTGAAAGATTTTACAGAGTAGAGAAATCTCGTAATAGAAACACTGGTGGTGCAGGACTTGGGCTTGCTATTGTTAAAAATATAGCAGATGCTCATGGCTGGGAAATAGAAGTAGAAAGTGATGGTAAATCCTGCACTACTTTCAAAATAAATTTTTAATATTTAGATTTAACCATACTGCAGCATATATAATTTAGATACTTCGCCTTTTAGGCTCAGTATGACAATTTAGGGACAAAAAATGAATTTACTAAAAAAATAAGGGAAAAGTCAAATAACCTTTTCCCTTTTTATTATTATTCTAAACCTTTTATCATTAAAGATGCTACTCTTTTTGCAAAAAGTCCTGCATCTACTGGTTTTGCACCTTCTAATATTAAGGCTTCATCATAAAGCAAATCTACATACTCTTTTAATACTGGGTTTTCTTTATCTGCATTAAACACTTCATTTAATTTAATAAATAATGGGTGTTCTGCATTTATTTCCATAGTGCGTTTTGCTGCCATATAAGACTGCCCCATAGCTTTCATAATCTGCTCTATGTGTGGGTCAAAATCTGTTTCGCCGCGAACAAGGCATACTGGGCTGTCTGTAAGCCTGCTTGAAAGGCGGACATCTGCAACTTTATCTTTTAACTGCTCTTTAATAAAGCCTAAAATAGAGCTTAATTCTTCAGTTTTCTTTTCTTTTGCAGCTTTTTCTTCATCAGTTAAGTTCATATCGCCTTTTACTACTGATTTAAACTGTTTGCCTTTATATTCATTAAGAGCAGATATTACAATATCATCTATATCATCAGTTAATATAAGCACTTCATAGCCTTTATTAGTTAAGCCTTCCATATATGGACTTGCCATAGCTTCTGCTCTGCTTGCTGATAATATATAATAAATATCGTTCTGCCCTTCTTTCATACGGCTGATATATTCTGCAAAAGTTGTATATTTTCCGTCTTCTGTGGCAGTTGATTCTGCAAGAACTAAATCAGCAATATTCTCTTTTTTATCATATTCAAAATGCAGACCTTCTTTTAATATTCTGCCAAATTCTTTATAAAATGAAACATACAAATCATATTTTTTATTTTTCATATCACTTAAAGCATCAAGCACTCTTTTAGTGATATTTTTACGCATAACTTCAATAAGTTTATTGTTCTGCAGAATTTCCCTTGAAATATTAAGCGGTAAATCATTTGATTCAACAACACCTTTTACAAACCTTAAATAAGGCGGGAAAAGTTCTTCACAGTGTTCCATAATCTGCACTCTTTTTACATAGAGCGTAGGTCCTGATTTATATTCTTTATATATAATATCAAAAGGTTTCATTTTTGGTATATATAAAAGCCCTGCAAATTCATGAGTGCCTTCCACTTTAAAATGAATTGTTTTTAAAGGGTCAGAATAATCATGAGTTATATGTTTATAAAAATCATTATATTCTTCTTCTGTAATTTCTGATTTATTTCTTAACCATATAGCTTTGCGGGAGTTTAAAACTTCTTCTTTTATCTCTTTTTCTTCACTTGGTTTGCCTTCTTCATCTTTTTTAGGTCTTTCAATATCCATAACTACTGGATGTTCTATATAGTCAGAATATTTTGAGACTAAATCTCTTAATGTCCACTCATCAAGATATTTTTTATCATCTTCTTTTAAATGAAGAATAATATCTGTGCCGCGGTTTGCTCTAACAGCTTCGCCTATTTCAAAAGTGCCAGCTGCCTGACTTTCCCATTTAACACCTTTTTCCTGCCCTGCTTTTCTTGTAATAACAGTAACTTTATCTGCTACCATAAATGCAGAATAGAAACCAACACCAAACTGACCTATCAGCTCCACTGCATCTTTGGCATTTTTTTCTTCTAACATTTTCATAAATTCTTTTGTGCCGCTGTTTGCAATAGTGCCAAGTGTATTAATTACTTCATCGTAATTCATACCTATACCGTTATCTGATACAGTAAGTGTGCCAGCACTTTTATTTGGTGTAAGTTTGATTTTCCAGTCAGTATCGTTTTCATATTTGCTTTGGTCCAGCAAACCTTCATAACGGATTTTATCTACTGCATCGCTTGCATTAGATATAAGCTCTCTTAAAAAAATATCCTTATTAGAGTAAAGGGAATGGATAACAATATCTAATAATTTAGATACTTCTGTTTTAAACTCCATAGTTTGTGACATAAATATATCTCCTAAATTAAAATAATTTTAAAATTATTAGCACTCATAACTAATGAGTGCCAAAGATAATGTAATAAGTATAAGCCATATTGTCAAGAGATTAAAATTAAATAATCATAATTTATTGTGATATATTATGATGATATACATAACAAACACATAGTATTCTACGCATAATAATATATTAACACAGATAAAAATATATAATTCTTGATTTATATACCTTTATTATGGTAAATTATGACTTTAATTATTTTATTTTGAGGATATTATGAAACAGTTTATAATAGTCATATCTATAATATTATTTCTTATCACAGGCTGCCAGAAAGAAAAAGTAAATGTTATGGCTGTGCCTATTCAGGCAGAAGATTTTTATGACTTACAGAATAAAATAAATATAGTATGTGCCCAGATTAATTCAACTGTATGCTCTTATATTAAAGGTCCAATATCTGTTTATTTACCAGAAGCCTTATCTCAAGGGTATATTCTATCAGGTGATGAGGCTGTATTGGCAGAAAGTTTGTATAAAAGACTAAACGGCAAAACTCCAGAACAGATTATTGCAGAATATAAAAAAATATTAAAAAATAAGCTTGATGAAGATATGGAGCGTGATAGAAATATTACAAAAATGCTTAACAATATAGAAAAAACATTTAAAAATACAAAAGAATATGCAAATGACATTATTATAAAAGATATTAATACTAATATTGGTAATGATAATATTATACAAATTTCTTTCACTCTGGAAAACAAAACACCTTTTAATATTTTACAGTTTTCTGGTGAAACAGAATTTTTTACTGGTATGGATACTTTTCTTGTCCGCTCAAAAGCTTTCTCTAAAAAAATAGAGCCATATATTCCATCAGGCAGTAATGCACGAGTTAATGTTATTATCAGCTCTATTAATGATAATGATGTAACTTTAATCCGTGCTGCAAAGGATTTAACTACAAAAGTTATTGTAACAAGTCTGCATACTGATTCTAAAGATAATCAAACATCAGCAGTAGTGCTTTCTCTGCCTTATTCTTATTTTCATTTAAGGCAGATGATAGAAGAAAGAGAAAATATATATAATGCTACACTTAAAAAAATAAATAATATTTATTAGGAGAAAAATATGTTTATAGATTTTCCATTAGACTGTATAAAAAATTCGTATGAAAATGTTACTGAAATAATTAAAAGCAACAAGGAAGAAATTGCAAGACTTTTAAAAATAGAAAATAAAACATATCTTAACTTTATGCGTCCACTTATGGAGCTTGAATGCCGACTTAATGACTATTTTACACCTGTTGCACACTTAAACTCGGTATGCGACAGCCCAGAAACAAGAGAAGCTTTTTCTATATGTTTAGAGCCATTAAGTATTTATTCTTCAGAATTAAGCCAGAATAAAGCAATATATGAAGCTGTAAAAGAAATAAGCACTCAGCATGATTTAACAAGTGAGCAGAAAAAAGTAATTAAAGACAGCCTGCAATCATTTAAATTAGGCGGTGTTTATCTAGAAGATAATAAAAAGAAAAGATTAATAGAAATAAATACAAGACTTTCAGAGCTTTCTGACAGTTTTAATAAAAATCTTCTTGATGCAACTAATGCTTTTGAAATCATATTAAAAGATGATACTCATATAAAAGATATGCCAGAAAGTGACAAAATGGCAGCAAAAGTGCAGCAGGGATACAGGTTTACACTGCAGGCACCATCTTATATAGCATTTATGACATACTGCAAAGACAGAGAGTTAAGGGAAGAAGTATATAAAGCATATATGACAAGGGCAGAAAATAACAGCCCTGTAATAGAAGAAATATTAAAACTGAAACATGAAAAAGCTAATATGCTAGGCTATAAAAATTACAGAGAAATGCGTAATGAAACTATGAGCTGCCCAAGTGCAGATGAGGCACTTGCATTTTTAAGAAATTTAAGCAAAAAAGGCAAAAAAATGGCTGAAAAAGAGTTGAAAGACTTATCTGACTTTGCAAAAAATAAAGGAATAGATAAAATTGAAAGCTATGATACAGCTTATCTTTCAAATATGCTTAAAAAAGAAGCACTTGGCTTTGATAGTGAGCTTTTCAGACCATTTTTTGAAAAAGAAAATGTTGTGCATGGGCTTTTCCTTTTTATGCAGAAACTTTTTAATATTAATTTTCAGGAAGTGCATGATATAAAACTATGGCACAAAACAGCTAAATGTTTTAATCTGCTTGATAATAATAATACTCCATTTGCAAGGCTTTATATAGATTTAGAAGCAAGACCTGAAAAAAGGGGTGGTGCATGGATGAATAACTGGCATACAGGCAGGCTTGATGATAAAAATAATATTCACCTTCCAGATGCTTTTATTGTGGCAAATTTTCCACCGTCAAAAGAAGGTCAGCCTTCCCTTTTACGCCATGATGATGTGCACACACTTTTTCATGAAGCAGGCCATGCAATACATCACCTTTTCTCAAAATGCAAAGAAAGTGATGTTTCAGGTATTAATGGAGTAGAATGGGATGCAGTAGAATTTCCATCTCAGTTTTTAGAAAACTTTGCCTATGAAGAAAAAGTATTAAAATTATTTGCCCGCCATTATGAAACTGGTGAAATGATACCTGATGAATTAATTAAAAAATTAATAGATAATAAAAACTTCCAGTCTGGTATGTTTTTAGTCCGCCAGCTTGAATTTGGTATATTTGACTTATCTATATATGACAATGCTTATACTTATGAGCAGGTGCATAATATTATACTTGAAACAAGAAAAGAAACTGCTGTGATTACTCCACCTGATTATGTAATATTTGAAAACGGCTTTGGTCATATTTTTGGCGGTGGATATTCTGCAGGGTATTACAGTTATAAATGGGCAGAGATGCTTTCTGCTGATGCTTATATTGCTTTTAGCGAAAAAGGTGTTTTTGATGAAAAAATTGCCGGAAGTTTTAAAGAAAACATATTAGAAAAAGGCGGCTCAGATACTATGCAGCAGCTTTTTATAAACTTTATGGGAAGAAGCCCTAGTGAAGAAAAACTTTTACAGCTTATGGGTATGAAATAACTACACACAACACATACTGCTGCATATATATATCATAATATATTATAAAGCATAATTTAAGCTGCAGGAATATATTTGCAAAATATTACTGCAGTTTATATATATTTTAAAGGATAAACCATGATAAGATGTTTAAGTATTCCAGAAAATATTACTCCCTATTCTTTTATATATAATCTTGCATTGGAATATGATAAAAAAGATTATAATACCTGCCTTGTTCTTCCAACAGAAAGAAATCTTAGATATATGGCAAACTGCGATTTTAAATATATAGAGTCTTATGCAGTATCAAACTTTTTTGAAATAATAATAGATACTGATAAAAAAATTATGCCAGTTGAACTTAGACCCTTTTATTTAAAAAAAGCAGTTAATAAGCTGACAAATGAAGAAATAACAGCAGTATTTAAAAGCGATAATAAAGAGTTTTTATCAAGTTTTATCCCTTTTGCTCAAAATACAAAAAATATATTTTCTTTTTTCAGAGAGCTTTTTGCGGAAATGGTAGATGTAGAAAGCCTTGTAAATGCTTCTCAATATTCTGATTATGAAAAACAGATAAATATATTAAACCACTTATGGAGCATATATTTAGAAATAATACATAATGACGGCTGGATAGATAAATATGAAACATATAAAAATATAAACTTAAATAACATTTTTATAGATAAATATGATAACTATATATTTTTAATAAGCGGATTTCTTACAAAATATGAACTTACTGTGCTGAAAAAAATAAGTGAAAATAAAAATGTTACAGCAGTATTTAACTATGCAGGACCAAAGCAGAGCCAGCATAAAGAATATGAAGCATTTTTTGAAACAAAAACATTAAATGATAAAAATATGCCTTTGTTTTCAAATAATAATATGCAGATATTTTCTTGTGCATCAGATATTTCCCAAATAGAGCTTATTACAAAAAAATCTTTTGAGTTTAATATTAAGCATAACATTCCTTTTAACAGAATGGCAGTGATTATGCCAGATACAAGCTGTAAAACTTACTTTATAAAACTTGATTACTATAATATATTTGATGTATCAGCAGGCAGAGATATTTCATCATGCAGTTTTATAAGTTTTATAAACAGCTTGATAGAATTATATTCATCTTTTAAAAGCGGACTTATAGAAGTATCAAGCCTTATTCATATATTTTCTAATGATATGCTGCAAAAAGATAACGAAATGCAGCAATTTATAAAAAATTTATATAAAATGCTTGAAAATAATAAACTTTATATGCAAAAAGATGATTTTTTAAATGAAAAAGTAATAAATGAATATTTAGCTTCTTTTTTAAATACATCAAACAATATTACTGTATTAGAATGTATTAATACATATAAAAAACTGCTTAATAATATTATACCTTTATTTCTGCTTGAAAAGGATATAATTACAGAAACTCTGCTTTTACTTGATAGACTTGCAGTAATATATAAAAACATAAATGATTTGCTTTTATTTGAAGAAACTGCATATATTATAATGAATGAAATAAACAGCCAGTCTATAGACCTGCCTAAAAAAGAAATAGCAGTAACGGGTATACTTGAAAGCAGAAATGTTGATTATGATGTGCTTTTTATACCATATATGACAGAAGAACTTTTTCCGCCAAAAAATGTAAAGGATTTGTTTATTAATACAGAAATAAGAAACCAGTTAAAGCTGCCTACATTTATTGACAGAGAAAATTTAATGAAAAACTACCTTTATCAACTTATGAGTAATGCAAAAGTAATAGTTATGTCGTATGCTGAAAATAATTCTGGTGCAAGAAGAAGCAGTTTCATAGAAGAGATTGTCATAAAAAACCACTTAACAGCACTAAAATATGCTCCAAGCACTATATCTTTAATACAGGAAGATAAATATTATTATCCAAAAGATACAGAAATAAGTATAGAAAAAACTGATAAAATAATAAGCTTTTTAAAAGATTTTTCTTATTCTGCATCAAATTTAAATATATATACTTCCTGCTCTCTAAGATTTTATCTGCAGTATGTGCTTAATATTAATGAAAAAACTGAGCCTGTTGCAAGCCTTGATAATAAAGTATTTGGAATAGTCATACACAATGTTTTTAAAAATCTTTTTGACAGGAAAATATCTGTTACAGACAACACTTATTTAGATAAGTTCCAAAGCGAATTTATTAAACAGATGAAAGATTATGATGCTTATTTATATAATAATGTGGAACAGTTTATTGCATCAATTATATATAATAACATACCAAAAATCATAGCTGCTGAGCAAAACCATATAAAAAACGGATATGAAGAAAGCAAAAGAGAGTATAAAGTGCAGGTTAAATTTAATCAATTTAATATTAAAGGTATAATTGATAAAATAGAAAACTATAAGAATGATATTATAGTTACAGACTATAAATATAAAGATGATGATAAAATAAAGCCTGTTTTAAATAACAATTTTGAAAAAATAGATGATATTCAACTGCCATTATATGCTCTTTTGCTTGATAAAGAGATGAAAAAACTGCCTTCTGATTTATTTTATTTAAGTATAAAAGAAAAGTTTGAATACAAGCAGGGCTTTGACATAAGTTTTTATAGTGACTTTAAAGACTATTTAGCTGGCATATTAAGTGATATAATTAATATTTCTAAACCTTTTGAGCAGACAAAAGAATATAAACACTGTGATTACTGCCCTTATAATACTGTGTGTGGGAGGGAAAATGGCTTCTTCTCTAAATAAATATAATAATCTTGCATTAGAAGCATCAGCAGGCACAGGCAAAACTTTTCAGCTTGCAATGCGTGTTGCTGGTATGCTTTTAACTGGTGCTGCCCCAAAAGATATTTTATGCCTTACTTTTACTAGAAAAGCAACAGCTGAAATGAAAGAGCGTATTATAAAATTTATTAACGGCTTTGCAGAAGGAACATCAGATACAAGTGAATATGAATTTATAGCTCCACTTATGAAAAAATATGCAGAGAAACTTCAAAGACCTTTTGATGATAACTTTATAAAAGAAAAAGCAGTAACTGCCAGAGATAATCTATTCAGTCATTTTTCTGAATTAAATATAAAAACGATAGATGCTTTTAATAATACTATTTTAAGAATATTCCCTTTTGAAGCAGGTTTCCGCCCAGATTTTGGTGTGCATTGCGACGAAGAAACAGCCCAAATTAAAAGAACTGCTTTTTATCAGCTTGTTTCAGAAATGCTTGCAGATAATAAATGGAAACAAATACTTGATAATATTTATCCTGTTTTAGGTGTGCAGACAGTTTCTCTTATTTCCACACTGCAAAAATATGCAGAATATGTGGCAGATAATATACTTAAACTTGAAAGTGCAGTAAAAAATGCACCTAGTCTTGATAATATAATAGAAATGCTTTCAAAAGCAGTAACAATGCAGCAGAAAATACCAGAATTATGCCAAAAATTTAAAAAAACATTTGAAAATGATAATCTTAGTGTCAGGCAGGCAAATGCTGTTGAAAAACTTGATTACAAAAAAATTCAAGATATATCAGATATACCTTTTTTTAAAAATACATTAGATGAAGCACCTAATTTCAAAAAATATGAGTTCAGCCAAAAACAGTATAATCTGCATGAAAATATATTTAATAAACTGCAGGAATACTGGCTTTTATATGGAGATATTATTACAAGCCTTTCTTTAAACCTTGGTAAGCTTCTTAATAATAAAATGGATATTTTAAAGAAAGAGAAGAATATGCTTACATACAGCGATATAAGCAATGCAGTATATTATATGCTTGCAGCAGATAACTCTAAAATAGATAAAGATTACCTTTATTTCAGGCTTGATGGCAGAATAAACCATTTATTAATAGATGAGTTTCAAGATACATCTATATCCCAATGGCTTACATTAAAACCACTAGCAGAAGAAGCAATGGCAGGATTAGGACAGCATGATAAAGTTGGCAGTTTTTTCTATGTTGGAGACCCAAAACAAAATATTTATCGTTTTCGTGGCGGCAGTTCTTCCCTTTTCAGACTGCTTTTACAAGAATATAAAGATAAACTTTCATCTAAAACACTTGATACAAACTATAGAAGCGGCAAAAATATTATAGATATAGTAAATAAAATATCAAATGAAATATATAAACAGTATGGTGAAAATTTTGCAATTTTTAATATTGACCAAAAAGCATATAAAGAAAATGGTGATGGTTATGTGGAAATAACACATAAAATGGATAAGCAGGATAAAGAAGAAGATGCTTATTATTTAACATACTGTCTTGATAAAATAAATATATGTATAGAAAACGGATTTCAGTATAAGGATATTGCAATACTTACAGTTTCTAATAACCATGGGAAAGATATTATTGATTATCTTGAAAATAATAATATACCTGTGCAGGCAGAAACATCTGCAAACTTAACAAGCTCCCCTGTTTTTAATATTATTATGGCATTAGCTGAATTTATAGAAACAGATGATGATTATGCCTTTTTTAGATTTTTATACACAAGCCCAAAAGCAGCACATAATAATATTATGCAGGATAAAGGCTTATTCATAAATGAAAAAAATAAAATAAAAAATATGCTTAATAATATAGAAGGGCTTTCCATATTTGATAAACTGCTCTATCTTTCAAATAAACTTGATTTACAAAGCAGGTTTAGTTCAAGTCCTGATTACTATGTATGTTTTGATATTATATCAAAAACAGCAGCCAATGAAACAAATATTGCTGATTTTAAAGAAACAGTTTTTAAATCAGCATCAAGCGAGCAGGCTCTTTCTGCTGCACAAAAAAATGCAGTTACAGTTATGACTATCCATAAATCAAAAGGACTGCAGTTTAATGTTGTTATTCTTCCTAACTTATCAAGAGATATAACAGTTAATGCAAAAAATTCACCACTATTTATTGCTGATAATAATGTTTTTGGAGATTCTAAACTGTGCTGTGTATATTCTAAAAAACAATATCCATATATTTCTGGAACAAAAGCAGAAGAATATATGAAAAATGAAAATATGCTTACACTGCAGGACAGTGTTAATATGCTGTATGTTGCAATGACAAGGGCGGAAAAAGCACTTTTTATAAATGCTGAAATGCCAAAAGATATGCCATTAAAAATATCACATATTGCAGGGCTTTGTTTTCCTGAAAAAGTGCAGCAGGGTATACTTAAAGCAGAAATAAACAAAGAAAAAGAACAAGTAAAAAGCATAAATATTGAAATAAATATAAACAAACAAAAAGAATTGATTGATACAAAAGCATTTTACAGCAGAAAAGAAGATATTACTTTTAATTATTTATCTGCTCTTGCTGGTGAGTGCCTGCATGCGGGTCTTTTTATGCTTGAATATGGCAGGGAAGAAACCATCTCAATAGCAGAAAAATGTATGTATGCTAAATATGGCTCTGCACTGGATGATAAAACATTTGCTGATATAAAAAAATATATTCTTACAGTTTATAACAATACCCAGTGGCAGCAGCTTTTTAATGGAAGAGTGTTTAAAGAACGCCGCATTGGTAAAGATAACAACCTTTATTCTGTAGATATTTATAGTGAAATGGAAGATAAACTTGTTATTATGGATTATAAAACTGGTGCATTAAATGACAAAATATTAGATGAATATAAAAAACAGCTTTTCACATATAAAGAAATACTAAAAAAGCTTTATAATAAAAAAACAGAATGCTGCATTTTCCATATAGAAAAAGGAATTTTTACTTTTTAGTATTTTTGAGTATCAGTCATTTTGAGCCTGATTTTTACAGGCGAAAAATCTATAATTATATATTTCAGCAGTGCATAATATATTAAAAGTATCTTATTTTTAGATACTTCGCTTATAAATCAAGCTCAGTAAGACATAAGTTGAAGTGTATGAGTGCTTTACTTAACTTTGTATATTTTTAATGAAGTAAAATTTTTATGCTGCATACATTTTTGAAATACTAAAATATGTCTTCCTGAGTGAGTATATGCGAGCGAAGGAACTATTAAGATTATAGATTACTATTATAGATACTTCGCCTTTCAGGCTCAGGATGAGCCGTCTTTAGTGAGCGATAGGCGAACTTGTTTCGGCAGAGCGTGATTTAAAAAATACAGGGATGTATTTTTTAATAAAAGATAAATTTAGATACTTCGCCTTTCAGGCTCAGGATGAGCCATCTTTAGTGAGCGATAGGCGAACTTGTTTCGGCAGAGCGTGATTTAAAAAATACAGGGATGTATTTTTTAATAAAAGATAAATTTAGATACTTCGCCTTTCAGGCTCAGGATGAGCCGTTTTAGTGAGCGATAGGCGAACTTGTTTCGGCAGAGCGTGATTTAAAAAATACAGGGATGTATTTTTTAATAAAAGATAAATTTAGATACTTCGCCTTTCAGGCTCAGCAAAACATAGTAGTAGAATTTACCAAAAAATATATGTATAAATAAAAAATAATAGTTTTCAATCATAAAATACCCTATTTTCACTTTTGCACTTATCAAGGAAAAGTAAAATTTTACTTGATTTTTCATATTAATATATTCATATTATATCTATGAAAAAATTAAATTTTGTATTAATTGCTGCTGTATGGTTTAGCTGTGTTTCATATTCATTTGCAGAAACTGCTGATATAGAAATAGAAAATGTGCAGATACAGAAGATAAACAAAAACTTAATCTATCATTTACCCCCCCCCATCTCTTATGATACAGCATCCAGCAGTGCTGTTAAATATAATTTATATAAATTTAAAGAAAAAAATGACCTGCTTGATTATATATCTAACCCATATATATCTGAATTAAGCAAAACTTTTGATAAAGAAAGCCTGTATACTTATGCTCTTACTTATCACAGTAATATTGCAGAATACGATGTTACTGCATCCCCTGTAAAAAAATACAGTGCAGGTATTACTACCTTTTCACTTAAAAGTATGAATATATTTTCTACCAGTGATTATGATTCTGCCATTAATGATTCCATATACAGTTTTATAATAAGCTCAGTTTTAGGGTTTACTACAAAAGATTTAATTGGCTTAAATATTTGGAGTGGCACAAATAATGACGGTGTTTCAGGCTTTCAGGCAACTATCCGCCCTTTTAAAAACCTGCATGCAGCCTATTCTTATTTAACAGACCAAAAATATAATAGAAGTATTATTAAACTAAACTATGGATATAAAAAATACAGTAATCTTGCCTTTAAAACTATGAATACTTTTAATGACCACCACATAAACACTACTATTGGTATTGAGTGGCAGTTTTATTTCTAGCCTTTTAATTCAAGCCTTTCAAACATTGATTTTATCTGCTTATGGTTTACTATTTTATATGCAATTATCCCCATTAGTATGCCTGTAATAACAGCAGAAAGCAGCAATATTCCAGCAATATTTGTATAAATAAGCCCTTTTACATAAAAAATGCTTACAACTGCAAGCTGTGTGATTATATGAAAAACTGCACCAATTACACTGATAGTTATAATACTTAATTTGTTTTTAAAATAATGATAATTTACAGACATAGCAGCAAATGAAACAAATACAGCAGGCACACTTAAAGACATTTTAAATATAATATTGGCAGATAATACTGGCACAATTAAAGCCTTTAAAAAAGATACCTGAAAAGCATATTTACTGCCTGCAAGATACAGCATAATAATAATAGGAACATTAGCAAGCCCTAATCGGATTGCAGGCACTGGAGTAGGGATAAAATTTTCAATAACACCTAAAATTATACTGCATGAAGCCATAAGCCCCGTTAATATATATATATTTATTTTCATTTCTGAGTAATATCCTTATCTGAACAGTCAATAATAACAGCAACCCTGTTTGGAGCACATATTATAGTATCGCCGCAGTTTTCTATCCATGAAGTATTTACACATATCTGGTTTGCACAGTCTGAATGTAATGCCTTTACTCTGCCACCAGCAATTTCAAACTCCATACCTTTATATACACTATGCTCGTTGCCAAAAACATCTTTAACTTTCCCAAAAAGATTAA
Proteins encoded in this window:
- a CDS encoding PD-(D/E)XK nuclease family protein, translating into MIRCLSIPENITPYSFIYNLALEYDKKDYNTCLVLPTERNLRYMANCDFKYIESYAVSNFFEIIIDTDKKIMPVELRPFYLKKAVNKLTNEEITAVFKSDNKEFLSSFIPFAQNTKNIFSFFRELFAEMVDVESLVNASQYSDYEKQINILNHLWSIYLEIIHNDGWIDKYETYKNINLNNIFIDKYDNYIFLISGFLTKYELTVLKKISENKNVTAVFNYAGPKQSQHKEYEAFFETKTLNDKNMPLFSNNNMQIFSCASDISQIELITKKSFEFNIKHNIPFNRMAVIMPDTSCKTYFIKLDYYNIFDVSAGRDISSCSFISFINSLIELYSSFKSGLIEVSSLIHIFSNDMLQKDNEMQQFIKNLYKMLENNKLYMQKDDFLNEKVINEYLASFLNTSNNITVLECINTYKKLLNNIIPLFLLEKDIITETLLLLDRLAVIYKNINDLLLFEETAYIIMNEINSQSIDLPKKEIAVTGILESRNVDYDVLFIPYMTEELFPPKNVKDLFINTEIRNQLKLPTFIDRENLMKNYLYQLMSNAKVIVMSYAENNSGARRSSFIEEIVIKNHLTALKYAPSTISLIQEDKYYYPKDTEISIEKTDKIISFLKDFSYSASNLNIYTSCSLRFYLQYVLNINEKTEPVASLDNKVFGIVIHNVFKNLFDRKISVTDNTYLDKFQSEFIKQMKDYDAYLYNNVEQFIASIIYNNIPKIIAAEQNHIKNGYEESKREYKVQVKFNQFNIKGIIDKIENYKNDIIVTDYKYKDDDKIKPVLNNNFEKIDDIQLPLYALLLDKEMKKLPSDLFYLSIKEKFEYKQGFDISFYSDFKDYLAGILSDIINISKPFEQTKEYKHCDYCPYNTVCGRENGFFSK
- the htpG gene encoding molecular chaperone HtpG — protein: MSQTMEFKTEVSKLLDIVIHSLYSNKDIFLRELISNASDAVDKIRYEGLLDQSKYENDTDWKIKLTPNKSAGTLTVSDNGIGMNYDEVINTLGTIANSGTKEFMKMLEEKNAKDAVELIGQFGVGFYSAFMVADKVTVITRKAGQEKGVKWESQAAGTFEIGEAVRANRGTDIILHLKEDDKKYLDEWTLRDLVSKYSDYIEHPVVMDIERPKKDEEGKPSEEKEIKEEVLNSRKAIWLRNKSEITEEEYNDFYKHITHDYSDPLKTIHFKVEGTHEFAGLLYIPKMKPFDIIYKEYKSGPTLYVKRVQIMEHCEELFPPYLRFVKGVVESNDLPLNISREILQNNKLIEVMRKNITKRVLDALSDMKNKKYDLYVSFYKEFGRILKEGLHFEYDKKENIADLVLAESTATEDGKYTTFAEYISRMKEGQNDIYYILSASRAEAMASPYMEGLTNKGYEVLILTDDIDDIVISALNEYKGKQFKSVVKGDMNLTDEEKAAKEKKTEELSSILGFIKEQLKDKVADVRLSSRLTDSPVCLVRGETDFDPHIEQIMKAMGQSYMAAKRTMEINAEHPLFIKLNEVFNADKENPVLKEYVDLLYDEALILEGAKPVDAGLFAKRVASLMIKGLE
- a CDS encoding M3 family metallopeptidase, which encodes MFIDFPLDCIKNSYENVTEIIKSNKEEIARLLKIENKTYLNFMRPLMELECRLNDYFTPVAHLNSVCDSPETREAFSICLEPLSIYSSELSQNKAIYEAVKEISTQHDLTSEQKKVIKDSLQSFKLGGVYLEDNKKKRLIEINTRLSELSDSFNKNLLDATNAFEIILKDDTHIKDMPESDKMAAKVQQGYRFTLQAPSYIAFMTYCKDRELREEVYKAYMTRAENNSPVIEEILKLKHEKANMLGYKNYREMRNETMSCPSADEALAFLRNLSKKGKKMAEKELKDLSDFAKNKGIDKIESYDTAYLSNMLKKEALGFDSELFRPFFEKENVVHGLFLFMQKLFNINFQEVHDIKLWHKTAKCFNLLDNNNTPFARLYIDLEARPEKRGGAWMNNWHTGRLDDKNNIHLPDAFIVANFPPSKEGQPSLLRHDDVHTLFHEAGHAIHHLFSKCKESDVSGINGVEWDAVEFPSQFLENFAYEEKVLKLFARHYETGEMIPDELIKKLIDNKNFQSGMFLVRQLEFGIFDLSIYDNAYTYEQVHNIILETRKETAVITPPDYVIFENGFGHIFGGGYSAGYYSYKWAEMLSADAYIAFSEKGVFDEKIAGSFKENILEKGGSDTMQQLFINFMGRSPSEEKLLQLMGMK